The Ranitomeya imitator isolate aRanImi1 chromosome 6, aRanImi1.pri, whole genome shotgun sequence genome window below encodes:
- the BHLHE22 gene encoding class E basic helix-loop-helix protein 22: protein MERALKLAEEDLFHKTLGAKRMESAFRSPQGLDLSQPGDRSPLHCYDGPDPADLLRHHHHHQTSALPPGATGDPLALAAASMCAGRGIASMAESSGGEEQSPDDDSDGRCELVLRPGDHRSSQPGMKSDAPLGPGGGKKSKEQKALRLNINARERRRMHDLNDALDELRAVIPYAHSPSVRKLSKIATLLLAKNYILMQAQALEEMRRLVAYLNQGQAISAASIPSSAAAAAAAAAALHPALGAYEQAAASAGYPFSTVASSCPDKCALFNSVSSSLCKQCTDKP, encoded by the coding sequence ATGGAGAGGGCGCTGAAACTGGCAGAAGAAGACTTGTTCCACAAGACTCTGGGCGCTAAGAGGATGGAGTCTGCCTTCCGCTCCCCGCAGGGTCTGGACTTGTCCCAGCCCGGGGACCGCTCCCCGCTGCACTGCTACGACGGTCCGGACCCGGCAGATCTGctgcgccaccaccaccaccaccagacctCCGCGCTCCCACCGGGGGCAACCGGGGACCCCCTAGCGCTGGCGGCTGCCAGCATGTGCGCAGGCAGGGGGATCGCCTCCATGGCGGAGAGCagcggaggagaggagcagagcccCGACGATGACAGTGACGGCCGCTGCGAGCTGGTCCTCAGGCCAGGAGACCACCGATCCTCCCAGCCCGGGATGAAGTCAGACGCGCCCTTAGGGCCCGGTGGAGGGAAGAAGTCTAAAGAGCAGAAAGCCCTGAGGCTGAATATTAACGCGCGGGAGAGGAGACGCATGCACGATCTGAACGACGCCCTGGACGAGCTGCGAGCCGTCATCCCTTATGCCCACAGCCCGTCAGTCAGGAAGCTCTCCAAGATCGCCACCCTGCTCCTGGCCAAGAACTACATCCTCATGCAAGCCCAGGCGCTGGAGGAGATGAGAAGACTGGTGGCTTATCTCAACCAAGGCCAGGCCATCTCTGCTGCCTCCATTCCCAGCTCCgcggccgccgccgccgccgctgctgcagctCTTCACCCTGCACTGGGCGCCTACGAGCAAGCGGCTGCCAGCGCCGGGTACCCATTCAGCACCGTGGCCAGCTCCTGCCCGGACAAATGTGCCCTCTTCAACAGCGTGTCCTCCAGTCTGTGCAAACAGTGTACTGACAAGCCTTAA